The Danio aesculapii chromosome 8, fDanAes4.1, whole genome shotgun sequence genome window below encodes:
- the LOC130233584 gene encoding tumor necrosis factor receptor superfamily member 14-like isoform X1, which yields MVFFFYKLYETKMKILRTGILLVVFCTLPGSENSCGRSEYKSAAGECCPMCGTGSIVRSDCSGDSSTTCKPCPSGTFMNEPNGLHNCFPCKNCAEDQGLYMQSKCTTMHDSICDVLDDHYCIDLSNQQCSHAVKHSVCKAGQETKTKGTKTTDTVCVDCAPGFYSSSGIPCIKWTNCTAINEIQTGHGSSVKDVTCTPKSRERYGLISGFILAVVVTILYLISPFWFPPKNLKRQKSLTRAVQETGHSNT from the exons atggtgttttttttttacaagttgtaCGAGACGAAAATGAAGATTTTAAGAACTGGCATTCTGCTTGTAG TTTTTTGTACACTTCCGGGGTCTGAAAATTCTTGCGGTCGAAGTGAATATAAATCAGCTGCCGGAGAGTGTTGTCCAATGTGTGGCACTG GATCAATAGTTCGCAGTGACTGCAGTGGAGATTCAAGCACCACATGTAAACCCTGTCCTTCAGGAACATTCATGAATGAACCTAATGGTCTTCATAACTGTTTCCCTTGCAAAAACTGTGCTGAAG ATCAAGGTCTTTATATGCAGAGTAAATGCACGACAATGCACGACAGCATCTGTGATGTGCTTGATGATCATTACTGCATTGACCTCTCAAATCAACAGTGCAGTCATGCTGTAAAACACAGTGTTTGCAAAGCAGgacaagaaacaaaaacaaaag GAACAAAGACCACAGATACAGTTTGTGTGGACTGCGCTCCTGGGTTTTATTCTTCATCAGGTATACCCTGTATCAAATGGACAAA TTGTACAGCTATAAATGAAATACAGACAGGACATGGAAGCTCTGTAAAAGATGTCACATGCACACCGAAATCCCGGGAAAGATATGGTCTTATATCTGGTTTCATACTAGCAGTGGTTGTAACGATACTCTACTTAATTTCTCCTTTCTGGTTTCCACCAAAAAACCTAAAGC gTCAGAAGAGTCTAACA AGGGCTGTTCAGGAAACTGGTCATTCTAATACATGA
- the tnfrsf14 gene encoding tumor necrosis factor receptor superfamily member 14 isoform X1 — translation MLFLRTITSTVAVLIAANFELCFCGCARAEYEINGECCPMCAPGNRVYWHCTVDTSTTCVPCLASTFTDEPNGFTKCFPCTVCATVKGLKIHKSCIRSGDTLCEPQEGFHCIKQNKGSCELAVEHSKCQPGQYIEHTGTAISDTVCVDCTVGSYSNGSVMSCLPHLKCEMMGLKEKKAGTTSSDAECEKVTSVGFIVLVTIAVLVVAVIVAALFYIKYRKRKPQRSNKNVEYRSQQPSEDDETAHSTLMNQ, via the exons ATGTTATTTTTAAGGACCATTACATCCACGGTTGCTGTGCTCATTGCTGCTAATTTTGAGCTTTGTTTTTGTGGCTGTGCTCGTGCTGAATATGAGATCAATGGAGAATGCTGCCCGATGTGTGCTCCtg gaAATCGTGTTTATTGGCACTGCACTGTAGATACCAGTACAACTTGTGTTCCATGTCTTGCATCAACTTTCACAGATGAACCCAATGGATTTACCAAGTGTTTTCCATGTACTGTGTGTGCTACAG TTAAAGGACTAAAAATCCACAAGTCCTGCATACGCTCTGGAGATACACTTTGCGAGCCACAGGAAGGTTTCCAttgcattaaacaaaataaaggcTCCTGTGAATTAGCAGTGGAGCACTCTAAATGTCAACCTGGTCAATATATTGAACACACTG gaacaGCTATAAGTGATACAGTATGTGTTGATTGTACAGTAGGATCTTACTCAAATGGCTCTGTAATGTCCTGCTTACCACATTTAAA ATGTGAGATGATGggacttaaagaaaaaaaagcaggAACAACATCATCTGATGCTGAGTGTGAGAAAGTGACTTCAGTTGGATTTATAGTGTTAGTCACGATTGCAGTTCTAGTAGTGGCTGTTATTGTGGCAGCATTATTCTACATCAAATACAGAAAACGTAAACCACAGCGCTCTAACAAAA ATGTTGAATACAGATCACAACAACCATCTGAGGATGATG aaACAGCCCATTCCACTTTGATGAACCAGTAA
- the tnfrsf14 gene encoding tumor necrosis factor receptor superfamily member 14 isoform X2: MLFLRTITSTVAVLIAANFELCFCGCARAEYEINGECCPMCAPGNRVYWHCTVDTSTTCVPCLASTFTDEPNGFTKCFPCTVCATVKGLKIHKSCIRSGDTLCEPQEGFHCIKQNKGSCELAVEHSKCQPGQYIEHTGTAISDTVCVDCTVGSYSNGSVMSCLPHLKCEMMGLKEKKAGTTSSDAECEKVTSVGFIVLVTIAVLVVAVIVAALFYIKYRKRKPQRSNKNVEYRSQQPSEDDDVHHRHFL; the protein is encoded by the exons ATGTTATTTTTAAGGACCATTACATCCACGGTTGCTGTGCTCATTGCTGCTAATTTTGAGCTTTGTTTTTGTGGCTGTGCTCGTGCTGAATATGAGATCAATGGAGAATGCTGCCCGATGTGTGCTCCtg gaAATCGTGTTTATTGGCACTGCACTGTAGATACCAGTACAACTTGTGTTCCATGTCTTGCATCAACTTTCACAGATGAACCCAATGGATTTACCAAGTGTTTTCCATGTACTGTGTGTGCTACAG TTAAAGGACTAAAAATCCACAAGTCCTGCATACGCTCTGGAGATACACTTTGCGAGCCACAGGAAGGTTTCCAttgcattaaacaaaataaaggcTCCTGTGAATTAGCAGTGGAGCACTCTAAATGTCAACCTGGTCAATATATTGAACACACTG gaacaGCTATAAGTGATACAGTATGTGTTGATTGTACAGTAGGATCTTACTCAAATGGCTCTGTAATGTCCTGCTTACCACATTTAAA ATGTGAGATGATGggacttaaagaaaaaaaagcaggAACAACATCATCTGATGCTGAGTGTGAGAAAGTGACTTCAGTTGGATTTATAGTGTTAGTCACGATTGCAGTTCTAGTAGTGGCTGTTATTGTGGCAGCATTATTCTACATCAAATACAGAAAACGTAAACCACAGCGCTCTAACAAAA ATGTTGAATACAGATCACAACAACCATCTGAGGATGATG ATGTAcatcacagacattttttatgA
- the LOC130233584 gene encoding tumor necrosis factor receptor superfamily member 14-like isoform X2 codes for MCGTGSIVRSDCSGDSSTTCKPCPSGTFMNEPNGLHNCFPCKNCAEDQGLYMQSKCTTMHDSICDVLDDHYCIDLSNQQCSHAVKHSVCKAGQETKTKGTKTTDTVCVDCAPGFYSSSGIPCIKWTNCTAINEIQTGHGSSVKDVTCTPKSRERYGLISGFILAVVVTILYLISPFWFPPKNLKRQKSLTRAVQETGHSNT; via the exons ATGTGTGGCACTG GATCAATAGTTCGCAGTGACTGCAGTGGAGATTCAAGCACCACATGTAAACCCTGTCCTTCAGGAACATTCATGAATGAACCTAATGGTCTTCATAACTGTTTCCCTTGCAAAAACTGTGCTGAAG ATCAAGGTCTTTATATGCAGAGTAAATGCACGACAATGCACGACAGCATCTGTGATGTGCTTGATGATCATTACTGCATTGACCTCTCAAATCAACAGTGCAGTCATGCTGTAAAACACAGTGTTTGCAAAGCAGgacaagaaacaaaaacaaaag GAACAAAGACCACAGATACAGTTTGTGTGGACTGCGCTCCTGGGTTTTATTCTTCATCAGGTATACCCTGTATCAAATGGACAAA TTGTACAGCTATAAATGAAATACAGACAGGACATGGAAGCTCTGTAAAAGATGTCACATGCACACCGAAATCCCGGGAAAGATATGGTCTTATATCTGGTTTCATACTAGCAGTGGTTGTAACGATACTCTACTTAATTTCTCCTTTCTGGTTTCCACCAAAAAACCTAAAGC gTCAGAAGAGTCTAACA AGGGCTGTTCAGGAAACTGGTCATTCTAATACATGA
- the LOC130233584 gene encoding tumor necrosis factor receptor superfamily member 14-like isoform X3: MVFFFYKLYETKMKILRTGILLVVFCTLPGSENSCGRSEYKSAAGECCPMCGTGSIVRSDCSGDSSTTCKPCPSGTFMNEPNGLHNCFPCKNCAEDQGLYMQSKCTTMHDSICDVLDDHYCIDLSNQQCSHAVKHSVCKAGQETKTKGTKTTDTVCVDCAPGFYSSSGIPCIKWTKSEESNKGCSGNWSF; this comes from the exons atggtgttttttttttacaagttgtaCGAGACGAAAATGAAGATTTTAAGAACTGGCATTCTGCTTGTAG TTTTTTGTACACTTCCGGGGTCTGAAAATTCTTGCGGTCGAAGTGAATATAAATCAGCTGCCGGAGAGTGTTGTCCAATGTGTGGCACTG GATCAATAGTTCGCAGTGACTGCAGTGGAGATTCAAGCACCACATGTAAACCCTGTCCTTCAGGAACATTCATGAATGAACCTAATGGTCTTCATAACTGTTTCCCTTGCAAAAACTGTGCTGAAG ATCAAGGTCTTTATATGCAGAGTAAATGCACGACAATGCACGACAGCATCTGTGATGTGCTTGATGATCATTACTGCATTGACCTCTCAAATCAACAGTGCAGTCATGCTGTAAAACACAGTGTTTGCAAAGCAGgacaagaaacaaaaacaaaag GAACAAAGACCACAGATACAGTTTGTGTGGACTGCGCTCCTGGGTTTTATTCTTCATCAGGTATACCCTGTATCAAATGGACAAA gTCAGAAGAGTCTAACA AGGGCTGTTCAGGAAACTGGTCATTCTAA
- the LOC130233585 gene encoding tumor necrosis factor receptor superfamily member 14-like: protein MFNPFMMRLLKKCLFAGNRVYWHCSIDASTTCVPCPALTYTDEPNGLDTCFACTPCDAANGLRVKKTCTPSSDTVCEPLAGFYCIQQNKHGCSFAVEHSKCQPGQYIQQPGTAFTNTECGNCTEGSYSNGSFTTCRPHTKCEKEGRKEKRPGTVSSDVECEDSAPVAVIVGTAVVVCVLLTAGIATYFILQHKNPQNPKQVKLE, encoded by the exons ATGTTTAACCCTTTTATGATGCGTCTcttgaaaaaatgtttgtttgcagGAAACCGTGTTTACTGGCATTGTAGTATTGATGCCAGCACCACTTGTGTTCCATGTCCTGCATTAACATACACTGATGAACCAAATGGTTTAGATACATGCTTTGCCTGCACTCCTTGTGACGCAG CCAATGGTCTGAGAGTAAAGAAGACCTGCACTCCATCTTCAGATACTGTCTGTGAGCCACTAGCAGGATTCTACTGTatacagcaaaataaacatgGTTGTAGTTTTGCAGTAGAACACTCTAAATGTCAACCTGGACAATATATTCAACAACCAG GAACAGCTTTTACGAATACAGAATGTGGTAACTGCACAGAAGGCTCCTACTCTAATGGTTCTTTCACCACCTGTCGACCACATACAAA ATGTGAGAAAGAGGGGCGTAAAGAAAAAAGACCAGGAACAGTGTCATCTGATGTAGAATGTGAGGATTCAGCTCCAGTTGCTGTTATTGTTGGCACTGCagttgttgtttgtgttttgctgaCTGCTGGGATCGCAACATATTtcatattacaacataaaaaccCACAGAACCCTAAACAGGTAAAACTTGAATAA
- the tnfrsf14 gene encoding tumor necrosis factor receptor superfamily member 14 isoform X3: MLFLRTITSTVAVLIAANFELCFCGCARAEYEINGECCPMCAPGNRVYWHCTVDTSTTCVPCLASTFTDEPNGFTKCFPCTVCATVKGLKIHKSCIRSGDTLCEPQEGFHCIKQNKGSCELAVEHSKCQPGQYIEHTGTAISDTVCVDCTVGSYSNGSVMSCLPHLKCEMMGLKEKKAGTTSSDAECEKVTSVGFIVLVTIAVLVVAVIVAALFYIKYRKRKPQRSNKNFLL; the protein is encoded by the exons ATGTTATTTTTAAGGACCATTACATCCACGGTTGCTGTGCTCATTGCTGCTAATTTTGAGCTTTGTTTTTGTGGCTGTGCTCGTGCTGAATATGAGATCAATGGAGAATGCTGCCCGATGTGTGCTCCtg gaAATCGTGTTTATTGGCACTGCACTGTAGATACCAGTACAACTTGTGTTCCATGTCTTGCATCAACTTTCACAGATGAACCCAATGGATTTACCAAGTGTTTTCCATGTACTGTGTGTGCTACAG TTAAAGGACTAAAAATCCACAAGTCCTGCATACGCTCTGGAGATACACTTTGCGAGCCACAGGAAGGTTTCCAttgcattaaacaaaataaaggcTCCTGTGAATTAGCAGTGGAGCACTCTAAATGTCAACCTGGTCAATATATTGAACACACTG gaacaGCTATAAGTGATACAGTATGTGTTGATTGTACAGTAGGATCTTACTCAAATGGCTCTGTAATGTCCTGCTTACCACATTTAAA ATGTGAGATGATGggacttaaagaaaaaaaagcaggAACAACATCATCTGATGCTGAGTGTGAGAAAGTGACTTCAGTTGGATTTATAGTGTTAGTCACGATTGCAGTTCTAGTAGTGGCTGTTATTGTGGCAGCATTATTCTACATCAAATACAGAAAACGTAAACCACAGCGCTCTAACAAAA ATTTTCTATTGTAG